A genomic region of Zea mays cultivar B73 chromosome 6, Zm-B73-REFERENCE-NAM-5.0, whole genome shotgun sequence contains the following coding sequences:
- the LOC100381434 gene encoding uncharacterized LOC100381434, whose product MGNCCRSPAAAAREDVKSSHFPASAGGKKKPHQARNGGGGGAGEKKRLSVLGEEGCDVGAGIEEKYALDRELGRGEFGVTYLCMDRGTRELLACKSISKRKLRTPVDVEDVRREVAIMRHLPKSPTIVSLREACEDDGAVHLVMELCEGGELFDRIVARGHYTERAAAAVTRTILEVVQLCHRHGVIHRDLKPENFLFANKKENSPLKAIDFGLSIFFKPGEKFSEIVGSPYYMAPEVLKRNYGPEIDIWSAGVILYILLCGVPPFWAETEQGVAQAILRGNVDFKREPWPNVSDNAKDLVRQMLQPDPKLRLTAKQVLEHPWLQNAKKAPNVPLGDIVKSRLKQFSRMNRFKRRALRVIADHLSAEEVQDIKEMFKVMDTDNDGIVSYEELKSGIANFGSHLAESEVQMLIEAVDTNGRGALDYGEFLAVSLHLQRMANDEHLRRAFLFFDKDGNGFIEPEELQEALMEDGGADTMDVVNDILQEVDTDKDGKISYDEFVAMMKTGTDWRKASRHYSRGRFNSLSIKLIKDGSVKLGSG is encoded by the exons ATGGGAAACTGTTGCCGCTCGCCGGCCGCCGCGGCGCGGGAAGACGTCAAGTCGTCGCACTTCCCGGCCTCCGCCGGCGGGAAGAAGAAGCCCCACCAGGCGCGGAACGGCGGcgggggcggcgccggggagAAGAAGCGGCTGTCTGTGCTCGGGGAGGAGGGGTGCGACGTTGGCGCCGGGATCGAAGAGAAGTACGCGCTGGACCGGGAGCTCGGGCGCGGCGAGTTCGGCGTGACGTACCTGTGCATGGACCGTGGCACGCGGGAGCTGCTGGCCTGCAAGTCGATCTCCAAGCGGAAGCTGCGGACGCCCGTCGACGTGGAGGACGTGCGGCGGGAGGTGGCCATCATGCGGCACCTGCCCAAGAGCCCCACCATCGTGTCCCTGCGGGAGGCGTGCGAGGACGACGGCGCCGTGCACCTCGTCATGGAGCTCTGCGAGGGAGGGGAGCTGTTCGACCGCATCGTCGCCAGGGGCCATTACACGGAACGCGCGGCGGCCGCGGTCACGCGCACCATCCTCGAGGTCGTGCAGCTCTGCCATCGCCACGGCGTCATCCACCGGGACCTCAAGCCCGAGAACTTCCTCTTCGCCAACAAGAAGGAGAACTCGCCGCTCAAGGCCATCGACTTCGGCCTCTCCATCTTCTTCAAGCCCG GCGAAAAGTTTTCGGAAATTGTGGGAAGCCCATACTACATGGCTCCTGAAGTCTTGAAGAGGAACTATGGACCTGAAATAGACATATGGAGCGCTGGTGTTATCTTGTATATTTTGTTATGTGGTGTTCCTCCATTTTGGGCTG AGACTGAACAAGGAGTTGCACAAGCTATTCTTCGGGGAAATGTAGATTTTAAGCGAGAACCCTGGCCCAATGTTTCAGATAATGCTAAAGATCTTGTTCGGCAGATGCTTCAACCTGATCCAAAGCTCAGGCTAACAGCAAAGCAAGTTCTTG AGCATCCCTGGCTTCAAAATGCTAAGAAAGCTCCAAACGTTCCTCTTGGAGACATTGTAAAGTCAAGGCTGAAACAGTTTTCAAGGATGAACAGATTCAAAAGAAGAGCTCTAAGG GTTATTGCTGATCACTTGTCGGCTGAAGAGGTTCAGGACATAAAGGAGATGTTCAAGGTGATGGATACTGATAATGATGGTATAGTTTCTTATGAAGAGTTAAAGAGCGGGATCGCAAATTTTGGTTCTCATCTTGCAGAATCAGAAGTGCAAATGCTTATCGAAGCT GTGGATACAAATGGTAGAGGAGCACTAGATTACGGTGAATTTTTGGCTGTCTCGCTCCATTTACAAAGGATGGCAAATGACGAGCACCTTCGGCGGGCCTTCCTATTTTTCGACAAGGATGGCAACGGTTTCATCGAGCCCGAGGAGCTTCAGGAAGCCCTGATGGAGGACGGGGGAGCTGATACCATGGACGTGGTCAATGACATATTGCAAGAAGTTGACACAGACAAG GATGGGAAAATTAGCTACGACGAATTTGTAGCGATGATGAAAACTGGCACGGACTGGAGGAAGGCATCGCGGCACTATTCAAGAGGGCGCTTCAATAGCCTTAGCATAAAGCTGATAAAAGACGGGTCTGTAAAGCTGGGTAGCGGGTGA